In Streptomyces rapamycinicus NRRL 5491, the genomic stretch CCCTATTCCTCCGGGACCGCTTCGGGTCACGGATCGTTCAGGGCCGCAGCGGCAGCAGATCGGGCCGCTTGGCCTCCACATGGTCACCCGACGACTCTCCGCGCAGCCGTCGGCCGATCCAGGGCACCAGATATTCGCGCGCCCAGTGGATGTTGTCCCGGCGCACCTCGGCCGCGGTGCGCTGCCCCTCCGGGGGCCAGGGCTGATCGGGGTCGGCCGGGACGTCCAGGCCGAGCACCTGACCTGCCCTCAGCGCGACCCGGGTGTGCCCGTCCGGCGACAGATGCAGCCGGTCGGCGTCCCAGGCCCGGCGGTCCTGCACCGAACGCAGCGACCACAGGTCGAGCACCGGGCAGCCGTGGCGGTCGGCTATCGCCCGCACATGCGCCGTATACGTGGCGATCTTGCCCCGCAGATGGCGCAGCACCGGCACCCCTCTGGTGTCGAAGCCGGTACACAGCAGCACCGTGCCCACCCGCGCCCGGAGGTCGGCGACGGCCGCCTCATAGCGCTCGGCCACATCGTCGGGGTCGCTGCCGGGGCGCAGGATGTCATTGCCACCCGCGCAGAAGGTGACCAGATCGGGGCCGAGTTCGATGGCGCGGGC encodes the following:
- a CDS encoding SGNH/GDSL hydrolase family protein, translated to MADDKERFSNGSIGSYAAVGDSFTEGVGDPGPDGVFVGWADRLAVLLSDQRPHDDFRYANLAVRGRLLDQIVAEQVARAIELGPDLVTFCAGGNDILRPGSDPDDVAERYEAAVADLRARVGTVLLCTGFDTRGVPVLRHLRGKIATYTAHVRAIADRHGCPVLDLWSLRSVQDRRAWDADRLHLSPDGHTRVALRAGQVLGLDVPADPDQPWPPEGQRTAAEVRRDNIHWAREYLVPWIGRRLRGESSGDHVEAKRPDLLPLRP